In the genome of Ferrovibrio terrae, the window TCAATCGAGCCACTCACTTCACCGCCCTCGATATGCGCAACCGGGATGTTCATATAGGTCGCGGCCATGGTGATGGCGAGGCACTCGTAGCGGTCGGCAATGACAAGCACGACATCCGGCCGCAGGTTATCGAAGGCATTGGCGAATTCCGTAACGGCCAGGCCGGCTGATTTCGCCATCGTCAGCGGCGTCTCGCCCTCGATCAGGAAATGGATCACATGGTCGACATTGAAGTCATCGACATAGTCCGTCTCCAGAATGCGGCCATATTTTTCAAGAATAATGCTACCTCCCAGAATCACCTGCAGTTCAAGACCGGGGTGTTTTTTGATTTCGCGCATGACGTGCTTCATTTTGGCGTAATTGCCACGCGCCGTGATGACTACACAGATTTTTCTGGTCATGCTCTCAAATCCACCCACTGCAAAACCGCATCCTCGTCGATATCGCGGCTGGCGACCTTGCCTATCACCGTCTCTACTTGATCAGGCGCGATCCCGGTGCCCGGGCGCTTCGCCGCCAGCATCTCCGGCGTGATGGTCTCACCAGCACGGATCGGCCGCGCGGCTACCAGCGACTTCCGAGCCCATTCGATGCTCGCCTGTTCGCCAGGTGTTACGGTCTTGCGGGCAGCGCCCAGCGCCGCCTCAACCGCACGCAGCTGCGTGATGAAGTCGGCGAGATCATGCGGCCCGCAGGATACTTTCCAGTCCTGCGCGTTCGGGACATTGAAGTCGATCGAGATATGCTTCTCGATGATCTTGGCACCACGCGCCACCGCAGCCAGCGGAATATGGAAACCAGCGGTATGGTCAGAATACCCGATCACACCACCCAAGGTCTCACGATAAAGATCCAGCACCTTCAGATTCACGAATTCCGGCGGCGTGGGATATTGCGTCACGCAATGCAGGACCGCGATTTCCGAATTTCCGGTCTGCGTCATCACGCGCAACGAGGCCTCTACATCCTCCATCGTATGCATGCCGGTCGAGAAGATGACCGGTTTACCATAAGATGCGATCTTCCGCAGGTAACCCCAATTGCGCAATTCGCCGGAGCCAATCTTGAAGACTGCCGGATTCAGGCCGGCAAGATATTCAAGACTCGGCTCGTCATGCGCCGTGGAGAAGAAGATGATGCCCTTCTCGTCGCAATAGTCGCGCAGCCGGCGGAAATCCTCCCATTTTAGGGCACGCGGGCTCAGGCGGTCGCGCCACTCCTGACTGGCCTTGGAGATCATCGCCTCGGGATTGAATATCTGGAACTTCACGGCATCGGCTTTTGCCTCAGCCGCCAGATCGATCAGCTGTAGCGCCTTTTCATAATTCCCGAAATGGGCGACACCGGCCTCGGCGATGACGAAACAGGGTGCGTCACCGCCAACCTGGCGAGAATCGATCTTGAATTGGCTGGCGATCATCGATTACTTCCAGGTCGTTTTCGGCATGATGATGTCATGCCGGATATCGGACTTGTAATTGACAATCTGCTCCAGAATGCGCGCCAGCACATCCTGCGTCAGCAGGTTAGGCTGCAGCCCAAGCTCGCGCAGACCGCGATGGGCGGGATTGTAATAATGCTCTTCTTTTTCCACTCGTGGATTCGGTACATGGGCGATCTCAGCCTTGATGCCGACCGCCGCCGCCGCATCCCGCACCATATTGGCGAGGTCGTTCACAGCAAAGGTTTCGGTGAACTGGTTGAACACCCGCATCTCGCCTCTGGCTGCCGGCGTCTCGACCGCCAGGGTGACACATTGCATGGTGTCCTTGATATTCAGGTAGCCGCGCTTCTGGCCGCCCTGACCGTAGACGGTCATCGGAATGCCGGCCACGGCCTGCACCAGGAAACGGTTGAGTACCGTTCCAAAGATTTCGTCGTAATTCAGGAAAGTCGTCAGCCGGGCATCATCGCCCATCTCGTCCGTGAAGAGACCGTAAACTGGACCCTGCATTAGGTCGGTGACACGCAGGCCCCAAACCCGGACGTAGAAGTACAGCAGGTCGGTATCCTGAATCTTGGTGGTGTGATACAGCGACCCGGCTTGGCGCGGGAACAGCAGGCGGTCTTTGCGGCCCTTGTGTTCAATATCGATGAAACCTTCCTCGATATCGATATTGGGCGTGCCGTATTCGCCCATAGTGCCGAGCTTGACGATATGAATGTCAGGATTGGTCTCGCGCACCACATAGGCGAGGTTGAGCGTGCCGCTCAGGTTGTTCTGCAGCGTGAACAGCGCCTCCTTCTGGCCGAGCATCGAATAGGGCGCCGATGGCTGCTCGGCATAATGAACAACCGAGTCCGGGGCAAACGCCTCGAAACAGCCCTTTAGGAAACCGTAGTCGCAAATATCGCCCTCGCACACCTTGATCTGACGCCCGCTGCGCTCATGCCAGGCCTTGGCGCGCTGATGCATATTCTGCGTCTGGAACAGGGGCGGAATGTCCTGCCGGATGCAGGCCGTACGACGAAAATAGTTGTCGATGATCATGACCTCATGGCCACGCTGCGACAGCGCCATAGCAGTGGGCCAGCCGAGAAAGCCGTCGCCGCCAAGAATGATGACACGCATATCAAAAACCCCTTTGCATTCGGCAATTACAGTCGTGCGGACATCAGTCGAGCAGTCGGTACCGTTTGAAATAGTCCACGATGTCCCGCACGCTCATGCAGGTTTCCTCGTCAGAACGGTAGGCGTGTGGCGTCTTGGCCACCTCTTTGACCTGCGGCGTCGCAGTGATCGCCGGCCGGATCACGAAGAAATCGTCGTTCTCCCTGACGCGCGACCCCTCTTCCGAGCTGAGCAGCTCTTCAAACAGCTTTTCACCGGGGCGCTTGCCCGTGATCTTGACTGTGACCGAGCCGGGATCGCGGCCCAGCTGCGGGGCATAGATCTCGATGATACCCTGGATCATGTCCCGGATTGCCATGACCGGCATCTTGGTGACGAAGACTTCGCCACCTGTGGCCTGCTCAGCCGCCCGGATCAGCAGATCCACCGCTTCCACCGGGGTCATCACGAAGCGCGTCATGCCTTCGTCGGTGAGTGTGATCGGCTGGCTGGTGCGAATCTGGTTCATAAATGTGGGTACGGCAGAGCCGCTCGAACCCAGCACATTTCCAAAGCGCGTTGAGCAGAAGACCGGCTTGGTTTGCCCACCGTAATTCGCCGCAGAGATCAGGCGCTCCCCCATCAGCTTCGAGGTGCCCATCACATTGGTGGGATTGACCGCCTTATCCGAGCTCATGAAAACCACGCGCCTGACACCACAGGCGCGCGCCGCGTAAATCACGTTCTGCACGCCGACGATATTGGTGGCGACTATTTCATCGGGTGCTGCCTCGCCGAGATTGACATGCTTCAGAGCAGCACCGTGGAACACGACATCGACATCGCGAAAAGCCTGCAGCAGGCAGTCGCGGCTGCGTACATCGCCCAGCACCGGCAGAATCCGATCCAGCGCCGGCGAGAACTGGCCGAGTTCGTAGATTTTGCTTTCCGCATTGTCGAGCGCGATGATCCGCCCCACGCCCTTGGCCAGCAGGCGAGGCATCATCGCCTGCCCCACCGTGCCGCAGGCGCCGGTGATCAGAACAGTCTTTCCGGTCCAGATGTCCGGTGTGGCAGGGCTTTTCATACGTTTTTTCCATGCTACCGCAGGCCCGGTGAGCTTCCCCACCAGTCTTGCGAATCACGCTTCGATGTTACGATGCAAAATATTGAAAAATATAGTGTTTTTTGAAATTATACATGTTCACACCATGAACGTCAACCGATGGTTCAGACCACAAACACGGCCAGAGGCGGGTCATGCCGGATCGGCCAGATTGATCAGCAGCTGCTCCGCCGCCGGGGCCACATCGTCATAGCCGCCCGTCGCCGTGACCACACCATCCTGCAGCAGATGGACAAGGTCGGTATCCCGCGCACTGCTCAGCCGGTGCGTGATCAGCACGATGCTGATATCGGGCCTGGCCTTGCGCAACGCGACGAAGATCGACTTTTCCAGACTTTCCTCAAAGGTGGTCGTTGCCTCGTCAAGTACCAGGATTCCGGGCTCATTGACCAAGGCACGGGCGATGGCGATGCGCTTGGCCTGCCCTCCGGACAAGACCGAGCCAAGTCGGCCAACCGGCGTGTCCCAGCCCTCCGATGCCTGGGCCACGATGTCGCTCATGCCGGTGATCGCCGCTAGTTCATTCATCTTCGCTTCGTCGAAACTGGCGCGGTTCACCAGCACGTTTGAGCGGAGGGTACCCTCGAAGACCGAGGAATGCTGAGCGACATAGCCGATCTTCCTGCGCCACTGCGCCAAGTCGAACTGATTGATCGGCATCCCGTCGAATGTGATACGCCCTTCCCAAGGTTCGTACAGGCGAACCAACAGATCGATCAGCGTACTCTTGCCGGCGCCCGAGCCGCCGATGATGCAGGTAATCTTTCCTTTCGGGATACGCAGCGACAGATCGCGGATCACCGGGCGACTGGCGAAGCCGAAACTGACGCCTTCGAAGGTAATATCACCGGCACCCGCCGGGACCGGCTTGTCGCCGGCCGGCTGAGCGCGCGCCGCCAATTCAGCTTCGCCTAGCAATGCCGTAACACGCGCCATGGCAGCAGCCTTGTCGGCGATCTCGACGAGCTTGGTGGAAATCTGTTGTGCGGCCGCCAAGCAGCGCGAAAGCGCCAACGCGAAGAAAATGAAGACCGGAACGAGCGGACGCACCTCATCCGGGCCGACGATCAGGGAGTAGACGAACAGTCCGCTGACCGCCATCAGGATCAGCAACTGCGTCATCACAGAAGGAACCGTGCGCAGCAACTGCAGACGCAGATGCGCGTCATAGAATTGTTGGAGCAGCTTTTTCGCCTGGCGCAGGCGGGACAGGCCGATACCCAGAATCCGGTATTCCTTGATGGAGTGCGACAACTCC includes:
- a CDS encoding SDR family NAD(P)-dependent oxidoreductase, whose product is MKSPATPDIWTGKTVLITGACGTVGQAMMPRLLAKGVGRIIALDNAESKIYELGQFSPALDRILPVLGDVRSRDCLLQAFRDVDVVFHGAALKHVNLGEAAPDEIVATNIVGVQNVIYAARACGVRRVVFMSSDKAVNPTNVMGTSKLMGERLISAANYGGQTKPVFCSTRFGNVLGSSGSAVPTFMNQIRTSQPITLTDEGMTRFVMTPVEAVDLLIRAAEQATGGEVFVTKMPVMAIRDMIQGIIEIYAPQLGRDPGSVTVKITGKRPGEKLFEELLSSEEGSRVRENDDFFVIRPAITATPQVKEVAKTPHAYRSDEETCMSVRDIVDYFKRYRLLD
- a CDS encoding N-acetylneuraminate synthase family protein, which produces MIASQFKIDSRQVGGDAPCFVIAEAGVAHFGNYEKALQLIDLAAEAKADAVKFQIFNPEAMISKASQEWRDRLSPRALKWEDFRRLRDYCDEKGIIFFSTAHDEPSLEYLAGLNPAVFKIGSGELRNWGYLRKIASYGKPVIFSTGMHTMEDVEASLRVMTQTGNSEIAVLHCVTQYPTPPEFVNLKVLDLYRETLGGVIGYSDHTAGFHIPLAAVARGAKIIEKHISIDFNVPNAQDWKVSCGPHDLADFITQLRAVEAALGAARKTVTPGEQASIEWARKSLVAARPIRAGETITPEMLAAKRPGTGIAPDQVETVIGKVASRDIDEDAVLQWVDLRA
- a CDS encoding NAD-dependent epimerase/dehydratase family protein is translated as MRVIILGGDGFLGWPTAMALSQRGHEVMIIDNYFRRTACIRQDIPPLFQTQNMHQRAKAWHERSGRQIKVCEGDICDYGFLKGCFEAFAPDSVVHYAEQPSAPYSMLGQKEALFTLQNNLSGTLNLAYVVRETNPDIHIVKLGTMGEYGTPNIDIEEGFIDIEHKGRKDRLLFPRQAGSLYHTTKIQDTDLLYFYVRVWGLRVTDLMQGPVYGLFTDEMGDDARLTTFLNYDEIFGTVLNRFLVQAVAGIPMTVYGQGGQKRGYLNIKDTMQCVTLAVETPAARGEMRVFNQFTETFAVNDLANMVRDAAAAVGIKAEIAHVPNPRVEKEEHYYNPAHRGLRELGLQPNLLTQDVLARILEQIVNYKSDIRHDIIMPKTTWK
- a CDS encoding ABC transporter ATP-binding protein, which produces MLVNSLLGGLSLAALIPLLSSILTDSNEGLPANSFFAFFSGLDPRYFITFFVVVFLGGTASTVGLVAIETVFVGRLRAEWTERIYKRLLEDDMTSIGSYTRGAVQNTLGAEIVACARLISYAIEILISILNAAVILVFMMLADWKLLFLFVIGGGFFMLTNRMFLDPRARRLGKERRKLQEEMTGRFSELSHSIKEYRILGIGLSRLRQAKKLLQQFYDAHLRLQLLRTVPSVMTQLLILMAVSGLFVYSLIVGPDEVRPLVPVFIFFALALSRCLAAAQQISTKLVEIADKAAAMARVTALLGEAELAARAQPAGDKPVPAGAGDITFEGVSFGFASRPVIRDLSLRIPKGKITCIIGGSGAGKSTLIDLLVRLYEPWEGRITFDGMPINQFDLAQWRRKIGYVAQHSSVFEGTLRSNVLVNRASFDEAKMNELAAITGMSDIVAQASEGWDTPVGRLGSVLSGGQAKRIAIARALVNEPGILVLDEATTTFEESLEKSIFVALRKARPDISIVLITHRLSSARDTDLVHLLQDGVVTATGGYDDVAPAAEQLLINLADPA